The nucleotide window ATCTGCTGAAAAGCCTTGTGTCTGGAATCAACaatactgtacacttaaaaatttgttaagatgGTTTCATCTTAAGTGTTCCTACcacagtgatgatgatgaagatgatagAGGGCTGTGCTTTGTCTCCCAGATCCTTGGCACGGCAGGGCGTGAAGAGGCCATGGGTTTTGCCACTTCTTCCTTCTCACACACTGACTGAgaacctactctgtgccaggtgccaCAAAGGCACAGATAGGAGACGTAAGGCCAGTCTCTTCTTCAGGCTTTTGGATCAGGGCACAGCAATGCAATTACTGAGGACCCGCTGCAATGgaccccctgcctccctctgtgtGCCTGTGGACCCCTGGGCCACCTCAAGGAGCCTGTGGAGATGGGTCCTTTGGCACTTGGCCAACACTCTCACATGCAAATGTTGAATCTACCCTCCACACCCGCTGCCGACGTGTGCCATGCAATCTGGACACCCATCCTCAGCATGGAGCACAgccttctcctgcctcccctcacCTTCTcggcccctctcctcctctctttctctctcgcgTTAAGGCATAAAACACTGACGCTCAAGTTtataaaatgtgtacattttaagAGTACAAATTCAtgactttacatatatatacgcTAATGTAGTCACTGCCCAGCCTGAGGCATAGAATGTCCCCGGTCCTTTGGAAGGTTTCCTGGCAGTCTTTTCCAAttaccctcccacccccaacaccccaCATCACACATGTAACCACCCTCTTAATTTTTATCCTCATTGATTAGTTTTGCTTGATTTTGAACTTGAGATACACAGAATCACATGGTGCATATGTCTCCAGTTTCAGACCTGGGTTACTTTGCTGAGCATGTTTGTAAAATTCATCCACATGGCTGTGGACAGCAAAACTTTCTTAGTTTTGTTCAGTGTATATACGGAGATGGGAGTGCAAGCTGGGGTTCGGCTTATGGTCACTAGGAATGACAGGGGTGGGGCTTCGTGTGTGTGGGCGCGCACGTGTGCACATGCGTGCATCTAGGTCTCAGTGGACAGGTCACCTCTGGGCATGGCTCGAGTGCTTGCAAGGCAGGCCAAAGCTAGACTCAGCAAAATGCTGCTGCTATGAAAACACAGAGGAGAGACATGGCCTCTGGAGGGTTAGGAGAGAAAGGGAGCTCTTCTGCAGATGGGTGCCTGGGGCAGGATTTTTCTTGTCTCTCTGTCCCCCTCTCATTTGCACGTAGGCTGActgccatttctctctctctctctccttctctctctctttctttctttccttccttccttccttctctctctccctccctttcttccttcctttctttttaaatttttgggctacacctgcaacatatggaagttcccatgctagggggcaaattggagctgcaactgtcagcctatgccgcagccacagcaatgacagatccgagccgcatctgtgacctacatcacggcttgaagatccttaacccactgagtgaggccagggattaaacctgattCCTCAcacatactagtcaggttctttttttttttctgcatttttttagggctgcatccgtggcatatggaagtttcaaggctaggggttgaatcagagctacagctgccagctcacaccacagccacagcaatgtgggatccaagccaaatctgcaacctacaccataggctcacggcaacaccagatccttaacccactgagcgagaacagggatgaacctgcatcctcatggatactagttggatcgtttccactgtgccgcaacgggaactccctgactggcatttctttcttttttttttttttttttttggtctttttagggccgcatccgtggcatatggaggttcccaggttaggggtccaattggggtcCACGCTATGCCCCCTCTCCTGGATGTCCTCTGTGGATGTCTGCAGAAAGCAGGCCCCCATGGCTGCCCTTCCCATACACACTCTGTAAGTGTGAGCTCCTCTCCATCAGGCTAAAGAATCCCTGTAAGGAGGGACTTTTACCCAGCTTCCTGTGATGCTCCAAAGCACCCAGCTTGCTGGGGTGAGGGTAGGGCACATGTACCTCTCCGGGCAGAGCTGCCAAGAGCCCATCCTCCAAAGACCCCAAGCATTGGTGAGCATATACTCCATCATCCAAAGTGAAAGGGGGCATGACTAGTAAAGGGGGCATCAACAGAGCTTCCTGGGCAAACTAGGATGTGTGGTCATTCTGCATGGAGCATATGACTCAGCAGGGCATCAGCCAAGAATGCCAGGAGGGTGGGCACCCAATCAAGGGGGCAAGTGGCACTTCCTGTCCTCATGCAGCTCCCCAAGTGTCCTAGAGGAGCTGGTGCtgccctccctggccctgctctcatAATCACGGGGTGGCGTGTGATGTTTCAGGCCCACGGAGCTGAGACCTGCCTGCTGCCACAGGGAAGTTGAGGCCCTCAGGATTTTTGATGCCTTATGTCTGTGTCTCAGTCTTTCCTGCCCAGCAGCTTGGGCCCCAAAGGCCTCCCATGAACCCCAGCTCagaacccttttttaaaaattttttttatctttttttttttttttttaagggctgcacccttggcatatggacgttcccaggccaggggtctaattggtgctgtaagccgccaggctacaccagagccacagcaactcaggatctaagccatgtttgcgacctacaccacagctcacggcaacaccagatcctcaacccactgagcgaggccagggatcaaacctgcgtccagATTTGgtttggatgctagtcaggttcgttaactgctgagcccaacaggaactcctcagtaccCTTTATCTGTGTCTCTCGCTGCTGCAGCCCTGACTTGACTAAAGCATTCCAGGTGATAGCTGGCAGGTCACGGCCCTCTCTGCCAATGCCCCTCTGGGACCCTGGGTCCCCTTCCCAAGGCTCTCAATATTCTCTGGGCTGGTGGGGCTGCTCACTGGCTATGTTATTGTTGTGGCTGAGGCTGCTGCTTCCACTTGGCTTTGTGTGTACAGATGTGGGTGAGGGGCACCCTGGATCTGCTCAGCAACCCCAGGTTGTGGCCCTACTGGGCACCTTCTTTCCATGGTCCATCGCCCTTGCTGGCACACAGTGCTTTTTCTCAATCCCTTCATCTCTGCTACTCTGTACAGGTGTGGGCACCAGGGCCTGTGAGGAGGGAAGTGCCACTTCTTCTGGCTtctgcctctctgcctcctcctgcttCTTTCAAACTGGGTGCTCCCCAAGGCTCCTTCCACAGCCCCTCTCTTGTCTTTGTTCTTCCATCCTCTTTCTAGGAGATGGTGCCCTACATTCACTTCTGCACCTTATCCATCCTTGGTCCCCTTATCTAAATTCTCAACACCCTCTTCCCTCCTGCCAGGCACCTCCTACCAAAACACGCCAACCCCTTGGATTCCACATCCCACCCCTCCCAAAACCTCGAAAAATTTGCTGCTTAGAATGTTCCCTGTTCCTTCAAAgatgcctccctcctcccaggcctggggcaagagctggggtgggggtggtggtagAGACAGGacctcctggccctgctccctcccGCACAGcccttgggccactcctgctTCCACTGCAGGCTCTGTCGTCCTGTTCTCTGCTGCCCTGCCCTCCACACCACATCAGGGCAGGTCGGAATATTCTGTTACTCTGCTTGGGCCTCTGTCCAGCTTGCTCATTATTGCCAGATTCCACTCAATTCGGAGTGTCCTCAGGCTTTGTTCTGGCCTTGGTGAGGTGCCCTGGGAGGCTGGGCACAGTGCAGACATGCAGGGAGGGGAAGCAAGGATAGCCCCTGGGTTCCCACGCCAGGTGCAAGGAGCAGCGGAGATGGAGGCTTGGGAAGAGCGGTGAGTGCCAGCAAGGGCACAGGTCACAGAGGTTTAGGGCTgacttcctggaagagggagACATGATCTTCACCTCAAAAAATTGTAGCCTTTTGCAGTGTTGACTGTAacagtgaaaaattagaaaaagtgaaCACCCAGCAGGAGAATGCATCAACACACCGTGGAATACTCTCTTACAGAATACTACATGGCTGCCAAAATGAACCAGAATGGATAAATCTCAACGAGAAAACTCTGGGTGAAAAAGGCAAACTGAAGACCTATGTGCAGGGCTGGTGCAATTTATGTAAATGTGAAGGACACACAAAATACTACTACTTATTATTAGGGATTCAGGTGTCTGTGGTAAGAGTATAAACATGGGTGTGGGCATGATAAACACCAGGTTTACCTctgtggagggagagagaaaatgaagaaaggacagaaggaggGAATTTAGTTGTGGCTGTGTCCTATTTctttgaagagagagagagaaagggatctTATGGTGAAAAGTTATCATCTGTTTAATATGGGTGATTACAAGTACACAAGCacatgttaaattattttctccatatCTGTGCATTACTCTGTCactaaaaattttagaagatattaaaagaacaaaaagggagGTGGCATTCTGTACACACCTTGACCATTCCTGATGGGAGGCTAGTATGAACCTAGGGACTGAGAGGAGGCTGAGGGCACCTGGACCAGGTCACAACTGGGGTTGgcaaagtggggggggggggcactgacTTTCTCCTGCCTGCCTATTTGCCACCACCTGCTCCATTCATTCCTCCCCCTCCGCCTACGGTGATTTATTCATTCTTTACCTtgtatttgttgagcatctactACAAAAGCAAAAGCACACACCAAGCTCACCAGGTACACAGTTATAGTCCCACACAATACCTCACTCAAGTCTCACCACAGCCCTGCCAGTGGGTATCATTACCATCACTGCCatccctattttgcagatgaagaaacagaggcagaggGGTTTAGGGACTAGAGAGCCTGCTGGCCTCTCTGCTGTGCTCACTGGGGTGACAACACAGatgacacagccctgccctgcagagcttctggggcaggggggaggcagGGAATCCTACCCCAAACCAAGCAACACACAGATGTGATTGCAGCAAAGGAACTAGTCACAGAAGAGAATCTTGTGCCTGAGGGAGAAAATACAGAGGAAGACACTGAAATTGAGAGAAGAGATGAGAGGAGGCCCCTCAGAAGTGGGGACATTTATGCTGAGACCTAAAAGATGAGGAGTTAGCCAGGAGGAAGGCGTTGGGGAAGGCAGGCcagacagagggaagagcaagtgCAAGGGCATGAGCTTGGTGCGGGCAAGGACCCAGAAGACATTCGGAAGGGCCTGAGAGCAGAGAGCAAAGGGCAGGGCAGCAAAGCTATGAAGTCAGAGGTCAGAGGGGGGTGGCTCATCACTTGGGCCCTTCCTTACAAAAGGTAGACCCCATGTGTGGGTTTGTCCTCACTGTTCCAGTCCATGCCTGCAGTCCTGGTGTAAATATTCATGTCTCATTTTGGTCTGGACAATAATAAACTTGAAGGTCACCCTGTCATAGGCTACAGTGGAGAGTTTGGATTTTGTTCCCAGGGCAGTGGAAAAGCATTGAGGGGTTTTAGTAGAAGAGCGACACTCTGATTTATAATGCATAAAGGTCACCCTGACTGCTGTGTGGAGAGGGCCTACAGGGGAGCAAGGGGGAGGCCATTGTTCTTTTCCTGACTCAGAGCAGAGGGTGGAAGGAGCCAGGCCTGAGAAAGGCAATGGAGACCCTGGCGTGGGCTGGCTGAAGTTGCAGCCACGGGTGAAGTGACTCAGGGAGAATGCAGTCCCCAAAGATGCTGTTCCCCTTCTCCCTGTGCTGACGCAGCCCCCAGGTCCAGAAGGGGCCTCAAGACATGGGAGGAAGCCCCCTGGGGGAAGATCGGCCCACCTCCTAGGACTACAAGGAAGCCTGTGAAAGAAACAGCAAAGTTCTCTGAAAGTGCTAAAGGACTCTGTAAATTTAAGAAACAATGATGAACAATATTAACTTTCCATTTGTCCATTTGATAACctacattttccctttctttttcactCCCACACAGTCCCCCTCGGCCCCCGCCCCTGACCTCCAAGAGGAGATGTCAGAGGTGAGAGTCCAGGGAATTCACAGATACCCTGGGAAGGGCCTCCGAGGGGCAGCTTCCAAACTGAGAGAAAGCAGGTGGCTTATGGTGTCCACTGGTGTTCGTGTTGGTTGGCCAGGGATGGCGGCCCATGAATGAATGTAAGCCCACCACCCTGGGCACCACCTCTGGAGGCTGGCATTTACAGCTGGGGGTGCAGAGAGGGGGAAATGTAGACAAGCACATACACTGCTCACCACATACCACAGGCAGATGCCTACACAAATTTCCACGAACTTTCATATTCAGAGAAGTCGTGAGCATAAAACAAGCCCAGGGCTTGGTAATGGCAGTGAAGAAGGGGGAAGGCCAGTAATGTCAGAGGCCCATAAAACCCTGCAAGCAGGAAGGGCCTCTCATCTGTCTCTCACACAGCAGCTTGCATGCACCTACCTAAGAGACTGGACAGCTTACTAAGTAAACCTTTTACGTTCAGATGGAGAGTCACCCTCCACTTGGGAGGACCATCCAAGTCCAGGTGCCAGAACGGGACAGCCACCAGCTGAGAGAGGACGGAAAGGGGTTGGTGGGAGAGGGGTCACTCACCCAGTGGTAGGACGAAGAAAAAGGGGAACCAGCAGAGCACGAAGACGCCCACGACGATGGCCAGCGTCTTAGCCGCCTTCTTCTCGCGGGAGAACTTGAGCAGGCGTAGGGACAGTGAGCTTCGGAAAGTGTGGCCCTTGGTGCTGCGCATCGCCCCGTGGCCCCGGTCGGTGCCCGTGCTTGAGCCGCGGCAGTGGATGCGCAGCACCACCTCCGAGGCCTTGCCCCGCTCGCGCTTGACGCCCGCCTCGAGGCTGCGCGTGGTGCTTCGCGCAACCACGTACACACGGCAGTACATGACCACGATGACGGCCATGGGCAGGTAGAAAGAGCACAGGGAGGAGAAGACGGCGTAACCCGCCTCCTCCGTGATGCCGCAGAAGCGCTCGTCAGGGGGTACCGGCTCCTTCCAGCCCAGCAGCGGTCCCACGGACACCACGATGGCTACGGCCCAGAGCAGCGCCAGGATGGCGGCCGCCTTGCGCTCGGTCATGATGGAGGGGTACTTGAGCGAGTGGCGCACGCCCACGTACCGGTCCACCGAGATGGTGCAGAGGCTGAGGATGGAGGCAGTGCAGCACAGCACGTCCACGGCAGCCCACACGTCGCAGAAGGCCCGGCCGAAGGCCCAGAAGCCCAGGACCTCCATAGTGGCAGAGAAGGGGAGCACGGTGGCACTCAGCAGCAGGTCGGCCACGGCCAGGTTCACAATGAAATAGTTGGTGACCGTCTGCAGATGGCGGTTGCAGGCCACTGAGAGGATGACCAGCAGGTTGCCCGCCACGGCCATGAGGATGAAGGCGGCCAGGAAGACGCCCACGCCCACGCCCTGCGCGCTCACCACCAGCCCCCCGACGGCCGCCGTGCTGTTCACCTCGCCTCCAGCACCGGCGGCCCCCGGCTCCCCCGCGGAGCTCCGGTTGTTCTCGTCACTGCCCGCCCCCACCACGCCGCCGCTGCCCGCGGTCCCCGGCACGCCGTCCACCGCCCGGCCCTCCGAGGCTGCCGCGCCGCCGGAGCCACCCCCGCTGCCGCCCGCGCTGGCGCCCCCGGCGCTGCCGTCCGAGCGGGATCCCTCGAAATTGACGCTCAGGAGGTCTCGGAAAGTCATCTCAACGCGCGGCCGTCGGGGGCCGGGCCCGGGACGAGTGACTGGTAGGGTGGGGGGCACAGGGCATAGCCGCGGGGCTCGGGCTCCCGCCCCACGCGCCGGTCCCGTCGGGGTCCTGCTCCAGTTCCTGCGACGAGGAGCGCGGCTGCCCGCCAGTGGTGCCGGGCTGGCCGCGGAGTGGGACTGAAGAGCCGGGACCGGCCGGCGACGCGCGCCGCTCTCGCAGCGTGCCCAGGCTAGTGCAGCGGGCGGTGCGGGCGGCGGCCACTGCGGCGTTTGCTGCTGGGAGCGGGGGGCGGGACTGAGGAGGGGCggtgcgggggagggggaggggcggccgGCGCCAACGGACCCGGCGCCGCACTCGCCTGAAGAAGGGGTCTGCGCTCGGCGCGAGCGGGCGTTTGCGGGTCACTACGCTCCGCGGGTGCCCACGCCTGCCCTCTCCCCTCACGGCCTGCTCTCGGCGCCCACCCCCTCGCGTCCCTCCTGggcctcctctctctttcccctagCCGCGTCTTCTTCCTCCCGCCCTTTCCCCGGAGTCTCGGTCACTGCTGGTGCCCTTGGGCGCGCGGAGCGTAGAAGGTGCTGTTCCCGGGTTCCCGGACTCCCGGCTCCGGCCGCCAGAGAGCAGCAAGCGCCTGGGATTCTACAGACTGCGGACTGGACTGCGCCTTGTCGCGGCGGGTCGCTTCCAGGGACTACCTGGCTACCTGGATGGATCTACTGCACTTCTCTCAAGGTACTGGACAAGGGAGGGTCTCAAACACCTCTGTCCAGTGCTGTGGCGTGGAAAGCTCCGGGCAGGGGTCGCAAGCTTTGCAGGCCTGTGATGGGAGAAGGAACAGGAGACTAATTATATGGTTACAGCCTTCAGACCCGGCCGAGAACCCATTGGTTGGTCAGCATATACCAACTTCCGTACTGTTACTTTACTCCGTATCAGATGTCGGAATAAAATTCCCTATTGCTACCCTGAATAAGTGGCCTCGTCCTAGGGAGGGAGGATTTACATGCTGGAGGGTGGGAAAGGCCACTTGGCGGGATGGCCGAAGGAGGTGGGGCAGACAGTCTGGCTCCAAATCTAGGCTCCGCCCCATGTTAGCTGTTTGACCTCTTTGTGtctcagttcctcatctgtaactgGTGTGAAGGTTTAATGAGTTAATATGTGTTAAGGCCCCAGAGCTGTGCCTGCGTTGGTTAGCTGAGTGAGACTAGGCAGGGTGGGATTTAAACCGGGAGGACTGGAGGGCAGAGGGAATGTAGAGCTGGCATGAACCTGGAACAGGTGGAAGAGTGGGTTTGCGGTGCCTCTTGTTCACTAGAAAGATTGGCTAGGGAGAGACCAAAAGAGACCATTCCTTTGGCCAATATAAAAATACTAACCAAGCTGCTGTCCTGCCTCAGGCCATGTTGGACATTCTgggtggcagggcaggggggAATTGCAGGGAGGATAATGGCATGGAGTAGGTGGGGGATGAGGAAGTCTGGAGTGGTGATGACGACCTGTTTGGAGAGGTGTCTGAGAAGGGGCGGAGAACTCATAACCTTAGTGCCCATTGGCTGTGAATGGCATCTCTGGATGTCCTAGATGAGAAGATGCTTTggagaagaagcagaaaaatgggATAAATTTTGAGAGATGGGTGAATgtcctgtcccccccaccccctgtgcgCCATGTAGGAAGCTGTTATAGTCATAGGTTAGAAACAGCTCTTTCAAGGTCTTCAGCTTCCCATTGTATGTTCCATCTTTTACTTGGTCTTTGGAAGCTTACTGTGGAGAGTTGAAATGAAAGCAAGGTGCCTTATTAGGATTACTTGGCAGCTGACCAAAAGCCACTTATTTGATTATTTATGCtaatatttatctaaaattaaTGGAGTTAGCAGTTAGTGACTGTATTGCTCATCATAGTTGAAATGGTAGTAGCTGGGGATGGGCACCAGTGGAATGATATTCTTCCTTCAAGCTTGGCAAGCAGCCCACTGCTCTGGGGACCCTTGGTGTAACTTTTTGCTTTGCagctgtgtttgtttttgctcctaAGAGatattcttttgcttctttttattttttttttcatgagaggAAATAAGCTGGGAAGCAGAATATTGGACAAAGTTGGAAGACCCCCAAGTTGAAAAACTCTCAGAGAGGGGCAGAGATTAGTTATGGTAGGTTAAAAGCTGAAATAGGCAACCCCCAAACTTTAGTAGGTAACACAGTAAaacttcattttctcatttattcagcATCCAATGTACCCATTGGGCAGCTCTCCTGGACAGATCTCCATGGAATGACTCAGGGATCCAGACTTTTTCCATTGTGTGGCTCCACCATTTTCTAGAACTCTAGAATTCTCCAGGGCCCTGGAGACTCTTCTAGATTGTCTACATCCAGCTGCCCAAAGAACAAAAGGGGAATGTGAACAATTATGTAGGCATTTCAGGAGCCAACACAACAATCGTGTCTAAGCTCTTGCCTCTACTTAGATGCAAGGGAGAAATGTGGCTCAGCCAAGTGCCTAAGAATAGGGAATGGATTTGATGACCATCAGCCTGTGGCACATTATGctgcaggaaagcaggagtcccGGGAAGACTCCATCTGAGCATTAACTTGGCAATGCCTGATGCTTGGATTATGCAAAGAGCAGGCAGATTGGCTGTTCTGAACTTCTGGCTAATACTCTATCCAGGCCCAATGGATACTTTTCACGTGGCTATTCCTTCAAGACCAGGCGCAACATGTACATTTCCTGTATGATTTACTAAAAAAGGGTTAAAGTTGAAAATGCCATTTGGGAATGTCTGGTGACAATGCCAGTGCCAATCTCTTCAGCTCTGGAAATGCAAAAGGAGGATTAAGGTGGGCAGtgggaacccaactagcattgcTTTAACCTTCATGGAGAATAAGCAATCTTTCTCTAGTAGAGTCCACTCAATGCCAAAGGGAATCTCTTACCTTCCTTTCTTAGTGCCAGAAATACCACCCTGATGATCTAAGTCTTCCAACTCCAAGAACCAGCATTTGTCATTATATTACAGATTCTTTGTATGTCCTAGTAGAGGTGACATCTAAGGTTACcatctcctccagcccctggagaCCTGATTACCCATTGCAGTATGCAGAATGGGAGGATGGGAAAGAAGTTCCATAGGGATATTCTGTggtaatgaaaagaaatatgagaaagtTCTAGGTGTAAATTTGGCTAACTTGACAGATTCCCTGACTCCCAGAATGGAGCAACAAATGCTTAAGAGGGAGATTTCCTAAAACAGAATCAAAATAGGCCCATCAACCATGAGGAAGTGGTCTATATATAATCAACCTGAGAGGCCAGGCAGGGTTCCTCGACTCTGGTCCCAGTTAGGGAGGCTGAAACAGCTCCTCCTGGGATGTCAACCTTCCAGTTCATTAGTAAGATGGCACAAAgccattttccatttcctttctcctgggCCAAGGTTCAGTCTCTGGAGAAGACAGTGAAGAAAGGAAGATTTCCCTCGACAATGGTTccatgaaggaaagaaaggatgaaagaagcaaaaaatcCCAAGTATCccaggaaaaaaattaggaagtgaGGCGGGCCTTCCCCACTTTAGTGCTCACTGACCCTATCCCCTGGGCTCTCACCAACTCTCCCTTACTCTTTCCTTAGTGGGTTGGTCACTTAGTCTCTATGGTCCTCTGTTTCCCCATAAATGTAAAATAGTGATGATAACTCTGTCCCACATGGGGATTAAGTGTTTGCAAAAATCCCATTTCCTTCTCCTCTGGTTCCCCAGTATCTATGATTTACTCCTCTGTTGAATAGTGTTTTGAAATTTGATTGTTTATTTGTGGTATCTGGAGATAATGACCCTCTTGGGCTTTTCAGCGACTGtgacatatttgtctttttgtgctcAGCAGCTAGTGCAGTGCTGGCCTCTTGAAGTTGCTCAGTGAATGCCTGCTGAGATAGTGGATGAGAGTATGGAtcaacaaatgaagaaatgaatgaatgcttgAAAGCCTGAAGGGCTGTACACCTCTGTCACTGAGGGTTAGAGTATGTGTCTGTACCAGAGTTCCAGACTTTTGTAATAGATGACTGGGGAGGGCTTTCACACATTCCAGGGAGTCTGGTTTGCTAGGCAGGAGTGAATATCTTTCTCCACGGAGGAATGCTTCTGAGAGGCGTCAACTAGGATGACTGACTACATTTATCGTTAACTTACCTTGGATATTTATGGGTAAGACAGGATATTGTGTGCATTTATCTCgtgcattttcctttctttttcttttttctttttagggctgcacctacagcatatagaagttcccgggctaggggttgaacaggagctgtagctgccagcttacaccactgcctcagcaatgtgggatccaagtggcatctggaacctatgccacagcttgtgacaacactggatccttaaccactgattgaggccaaggattgaacctgtatcctcatggatactagttgaggtcttaacct belongs to Phacochoerus africanus isolate WHEZ1 chromosome 3, ROS_Pafr_v1, whole genome shotgun sequence and includes:
- the ADRA1D gene encoding alpha-1D adrenergic receptor yields the protein MTFRDLLSVNFEGSRSDGSAGGASAGGSGGGSGGAAASEGRAVDGVPGTAGSGGVVGAGSDENNRSSAGEPGAAGAGGEVNSTAAVGGLVVSAQGVGVGVFLAAFILMAVAGNLLVILSVACNRHLQTVTNYFIVNLAVADLLLSATVLPFSATMEVLGFWAFGRAFCDVWAAVDVLCCTASILSLCTISVDRYVGVRHSLKYPSIMTERKAAAILALLWAVAIVVSVGPLLGWKEPVPPDERFCGITEEAGYAVFSSLCSFYLPMAVIVVMYCRVYVVARSTTRSLEAGVKRERGKASEVVLRIHCRGSSTGTDRGHGAMRSTKGHTFRSSLSLRLLKFSREKKAAKTLAIVVGVFVLCWFPFFFVLPLGSLFPQLKPSEGVFKVIFWLGYFNSCVNPLIYPCSSREFKRAFLRLLRCQCHHSRRRRRPLWRAYGRHWLASNGGPRPDCAPGLGAAPREAPLALPAPEAPDTPSTPEAQAPVVGRLKPPYSFRDWRLLGPFRRPTTQLRAKVSSLSQKIRAGSAPCAEAPCALRSEVEAVSLNVPHDAAEGATWQAYELADYSHLRETDI